A genomic window from Xenorhabdus cabanillasii includes:
- the nrdA gene encoding class 1a ribonucleoside-diphosphate reductase subunit alpha → MNQSLLVTKRDGHKEQIDLDKIHRVVTWAAEGLKNVSVSQVELRSQIQFYDGIKTSDIHETMIKAAADLISSDAPDYQYLAARLAIFNLRKKAYGQFEPPALYDHVVHMVELGKYDKHLLADYSKEEFEQMNSFIDHLRDMDFSYAAVKQLEGKYLVQNRVTGEIYESAQFLYILVAACLFSAYPKETRLDYIRRFYDAVSTFKISLPTPIMAGVRTPTRQFSSCVLIECGDSLDSINATSSAIVKYVSQRAGIGVNAGRIRAMGSPIRGGEAFHTGCIPFYKHFQTAVKSCSQGGVRGGAATLFYPLWHLEVESLLVLKNNRGVEGNRVRHMDYGVQINKLMYERLIKGQEISLFSPSDVPGLYDAFFADQDEFERLYTLYENDNDIRKQRVKAVDLFSLMMQERASTGRIYIQNVDHCNTHSPFDPAIAPVRQSNLCLEIALPTKPLNDINDENGEIALCTLSAFNLGAIKNLDELEELADLAVRALDSLLDYQDYPIVAAKQGSMGRRTLGIGVINFAYYLAKNGVRYSDGSANNLTHKTFEAIQYYLLKASNKLAKEQGACPWFGETTYSQGILPIDTYKKSLDALTSEPLHMNWEALRSDILQYGLRNSTLSALMPSETSSQISNATNGIEPPRGYVSVKASKDGILRQVVPEYDRLKRSYELLWQMPGVDGYLQLVGIMQKFIDQSISANTNYDPARFPNGKVPMNQLLKDLLLAYKYGVKTLYYHNTRDGAEDVQDDLEEVVESADSDCEGGACKI, encoded by the coding sequence ATGAACCAGAGTCTGCTAGTAACCAAGCGTGATGGACATAAAGAACAAATTGATCTTGATAAAATTCACCGGGTTGTCACCTGGGCTGCTGAAGGTCTGAAAAATGTCTCAGTGTCACAAGTAGAACTGCGTTCCCAGATTCAATTTTATGATGGTATTAAGACATCTGATATCCATGAAACTATGATCAAAGCCGCGGCTGACCTGATTTCAAGTGATGCTCCGGATTATCAGTATCTGGCCGCTCGTTTAGCCATCTTTAACCTGCGCAAAAAGGCTTACGGTCAGTTTGAGCCACCTGCGTTATATGACCATGTTGTACATATGGTTGAGTTAGGTAAATACGACAAACATTTGCTCGCAGACTACTCCAAAGAAGAATTCGAGCAAATGAACAGTTTTATTGACCATCTGCGTGATATGGATTTTTCCTATGCAGCGGTTAAACAGCTTGAAGGAAAATATCTGGTACAAAACCGTGTAACTGGCGAAATTTATGAAAGCGCTCAGTTCCTGTACATTTTAGTTGCGGCATGCCTGTTTTCCGCTTATCCGAAAGAGACGCGCCTGGATTACATTCGCCGTTTCTATGATGCGGTTTCTACTTTTAAAATTTCGTTGCCAACACCAATCATGGCAGGAGTTCGTACACCAACCCGTCAATTCAGTTCCTGTGTTCTGATTGAATGTGGCGATAGCCTTGATTCTATCAATGCAACATCCAGTGCGATTGTCAAATATGTTTCTCAACGCGCGGGCATTGGTGTGAATGCTGGTCGTATTCGTGCAATGGGTAGTCCAATCCGTGGTGGTGAAGCTTTCCATACTGGCTGTATTCCATTTTATAAACACTTCCAGACAGCAGTGAAATCCTGTTCTCAGGGGGGCGTACGTGGTGGTGCTGCGACGTTGTTCTATCCACTGTGGCATCTGGAAGTAGAAAGCTTGTTGGTACTGAAAAACAACCGTGGTGTTGAAGGTAACCGTGTTCGGCATATGGATTATGGTGTGCAGATCAACAAACTTATGTATGAACGTTTGATCAAAGGACAGGAAATTTCTCTGTTCAGTCCGTCTGATGTGCCTGGCTTATATGACGCTTTCTTTGCTGATCAGGATGAATTTGAACGTCTGTATACTCTGTATGAAAATGACAACGACATTCGTAAACAGCGCGTCAAGGCCGTAGATCTGTTCTCTTTGATGATGCAGGAACGTGCTTCAACTGGACGTATTTATATCCAAAACGTTGACCATTGTAATACACATAGCCCGTTTGATCCGGCTATTGCACCTGTTCGTCAATCTAACCTGTGTTTGGAAATTGCACTGCCAACCAAGCCATTGAACGATATTAACGATGAAAACGGCGAAATTGCGCTGTGTACGTTGTCTGCTTTCAACCTTGGCGCTATTAAAAATCTGGATGAGTTGGAAGAATTGGCAGATTTGGCTGTCCGTGCACTGGACTCTCTGCTGGATTATCAGGACTATCCGATTGTTGCTGCCAAGCAGGGTTCAATGGGGCGTCGTACGCTAGGCATTGGTGTAATTAACTTCGCTTATTATCTGGCGAAAAATGGTGTTCGTTATTCTGACGGTAGTGCCAATAACCTGACTCACAAAACATTTGAAGCCATTCAGTACTATTTGCTGAAAGCTTCTAATAAGCTGGCTAAAGAGCAGGGAGCATGTCCGTGGTTTGGTGAAACTACTTATTCGCAGGGCATCCTGCCGATTGATACGTATAAAAAATCACTGGATGCATTAACCAGCGAACCGTTGCATATGAATTGGGAAGCACTACGTAGCGATATTCTGCAATACGGTCTGCGTAACTCAACTTTATCAGCACTGATGCCTTCAGAAACATCCTCGCAGATTTCCAATGCGACCAATGGTATTGAGCCACCGCGAGGCTACGTCAGTGTTAAAGCATCAAAAGACGGTATCTTGCGCCAGGTTGTACCGGAATATGATCGCCTGAAAAGGTCTTATGAATTGCTGTGGCAAATGCCTGGCGTTGATGGTTATCTGCAATTGGTGGGGATTATGCAGAAATTTATCGATCAATCGATTTCTGCTAATACTAACTATGATCCGGCACGTTTTCCTAATGGCAAAGTTCCGATGAACCAATTGCTGAAAGATTTACTGCTCGCTTACAAATATGGTGTGAAAACACTGTATTACCACAACACCCGTGATGGTGCGGAAGATGTTCAGGATGATTTGGAAGAGGTTGTTGAATCTGCTGATTCCGATTGTGAAGGCGGCGCGTGTAAAATTTGA
- a CDS encoding N-acetylmuramoyl-L-alanine amidase translates to MYKIDYNSYRSIKSFNRRPRFLVLHYTALNFEKSIEALTGESVSVHYLVPNPDDQTYKEAGFKEIHIFNLVDEIERAWHAGISSWSGRNNLNDTAIGIEVVNEASDDCGVMTFPPYHPEQVNAIKELAINILQRYPDITPTHVIGHSDIAVGRKSDPGPAFPWKELYEAGVGAWYDEETKQKYIEEFEQSFPEKDKILKKFSQYGYDISGANENDGYQGLIKAFQMHFRQSNYDGIPDIETIAIIYALVEKYFHRV, encoded by the coding sequence ATGTATAAAATTGACTATAATTCGTACCGTTCAATTAAAAGTTTTAACCGACGTCCTCGATTTTTAGTGCTGCATTATACTGCATTAAATTTCGAGAAATCTATTGAGGCATTAACAGGAGAATCAGTTAGTGTACATTATTTAGTACCTAACCCAGATGATCAAACATATAAGGAAGCAGGGTTTAAGGAAATACATATATTTAATTTGGTTGATGAAATTGAAAGAGCCTGGCATGCGGGAATCAGTAGCTGGTCAGGCCGAAATAATCTGAATGATACAGCTATTGGTATTGAAGTTGTTAACGAAGCCAGTGATGATTGCGGGGTTATGACCTTCCCCCCGTATCATCCGGAGCAGGTTAATGCAATTAAAGAGTTGGCAATTAATATACTACAACGATATCCAGATATTACTCCAACTCACGTTATCGGGCATTCTGATATTGCTGTGGGTAGGAAAAGTGATCCAGGCCCTGCTTTTCCCTGGAAAGAATTATATGAAGCAGGAGTTGGAGCATGGTATGACGAAGAGACTAAACAAAAATATATTGAAGAGTTTGAGCAATCTTTTCCTGAGAAAGATAAGATTTTAAAGAAATTCAGCCAGTATGGTTATGATATTTCTGGTGCAAATGAAAACGATGGATACCAAGGCTTGATTAAAGCATTCCAAATGCATTTCCGTCAATCAAATTATGATGGGATCCCAGATATAGAAACTATCGCAATTATATATGCTCTAGTTGAGAAATATTTCCATAGGGTATAG
- the yfaE gene encoding class I ribonucleotide reductase maintenance protein YfaE — MADYKVTLSSGRGLSLYYSSSLHSNLLEALEQGKVQTEYQCREGYCGSCRVKLVKGKVGYPCKPLAFVNDGEILPCSCYPLSDIEIEL, encoded by the coding sequence ATGGCTGATTACAAAGTTACCCTGTCGTCTGGGCGGGGATTATCTCTCTATTATTCTTCCAGTTTACACAGTAATTTGTTGGAAGCTTTAGAACAAGGCAAAGTACAGACTGAATATCAATGCCGTGAGGGGTATTGTGGTTCCTGCCGGGTAAAGCTAGTGAAAGGGAAGGTAGGGTATCCTTGTAAGCCGTTAGCGTTTGTTAATGATGGTGAAATCTTACCTTGCAGCTGCTACCCCCTTTCTGATATCGAAATTGAGCTGTAA
- the ubiG gene encoding bifunctional 2-polyprenyl-6-hydroxyphenol methylase/3-demethylubiquinol 3-O-methyltransferase UbiG → MNAKTPDSPIQSHANVDQQEIEKFEAVASRWWDLEGEFKPLHRINPLRLNYILQRAEGLFGKKVLDVGCGGGILSESMACEGADVTGLDMGFEPLQVARLHALESGISVKYVQETVESHAEQQPHSYDVVTCMEMLEHVPDPESVIHACAKLVKPGGHVFFSTINRNRKAWLIAVIGAEYILNMVPKGTHDAKKFIRPSELIGWLDKTSLKDQHIIGLHYNPLTDKFRLGHNVDVNYMLHTRSA, encoded by the coding sequence ATGAACGCTAAAACCCCCGATTCACCCATTCAATCACACGCTAATGTGGATCAACAGGAAATCGAAAAATTTGAAGCCGTTGCTTCCCGATGGTGGGATCTTGAAGGTGAATTCAAACCATTGCATCGCATTAATCCATTGCGTTTGAACTACATCCTGCAACGGGCTGAGGGTCTTTTCGGTAAGAAAGTATTAGATGTTGGATGTGGTGGCGGGATCCTATCAGAAAGTATGGCTTGTGAAGGGGCAGATGTGACCGGTCTGGACATGGGTTTTGAGCCACTACAAGTTGCCCGGCTGCATGCGTTGGAATCTGGTATATCAGTTAAATATGTGCAGGAAACGGTAGAAAGCCATGCTGAGCAACAGCCACATTCCTATGATGTAGTAACTTGCATGGAAATGCTTGAACATGTACCGGATCCTGAATCTGTCATTCATGCGTGTGCCAAATTAGTTAAGCCTGGTGGTCATGTCTTTTTTTCAACTATTAACCGCAATCGAAAAGCATGGTTAATTGCTGTCATCGGTGCAGAGTATATTTTAAACATGGTGCCAAAAGGGACACATGATGCGAAAAAATTTATTCGTCCTTCAGAGCTGATTGGCTGGCTGGATAAAACCTCTCTGAAAGATCAACATATTATCGGTTTACATTACAATCCGTTAACAGATAAATTCCGGCTTGGACACAATGTGGATGTGAACTACATGCTTCATACCCGATCAGCCTAA
- the nrdB gene encoding class Ia ribonucleoside-diphosphate reductase subunit beta: MSYTTFSQVKNDQLQEPMFFGQSVNVARYDQQKYPIFEKLIEKQLSFFWRPEEVDVSRDRIDFNGLPDHEKHIFISNLKYQTLLDSIQGRSPNVAFLPLISIPELETWVETWSFSETIHSRSYTHIIRNIVNDPAVIFDDIVANEQILKRAKDISKYYDDLIEMTNYYHQLGEGTYSVAGQEITVSLRALKKQLYLCLMSVNALEAIRFYVSFACSFAFAERELMEGNAKIIKLIARDEALHLTGTQHMLNLLRSGQDDPEMAEIGQECEQQCYDLFVQAAEQEKEWADYLFKDGSMIGLNKDILCQYVEYITNIRMQAVGLKLPFETRSNPIPWINSWLVSDNVQVAPQEVEVSSYLVGQIDSEVNTEDLSGFEL, from the coding sequence ATGTCCTATACCACTTTTTCACAAGTAAAAAATGATCAATTACAGGAGCCGATGTTTTTCGGCCAATCTGTGAACGTAGCGCGTTATGATCAGCAAAAGTATCCTATTTTTGAAAAATTGATCGAAAAACAGCTCTCGTTTTTCTGGCGTCCAGAAGAAGTTGATGTTTCCCGTGACCGCATTGATTTCAATGGGTTGCCAGATCACGAAAAGCATATTTTTATCAGTAACCTTAAATATCAGACATTATTGGATTCTATTCAGGGGCGTAGCCCGAATGTGGCGTTTCTACCGTTGATTTCGATTCCTGAATTAGAAACGTGGGTTGAAACATGGTCGTTTTCAGAGACAATCCATTCGCGTTCTTATACGCATATTATCCGTAATATTGTTAATGATCCTGCGGTCATATTCGACGATATCGTGGCAAATGAGCAGATCTTGAAGCGTGCGAAAGACATTTCGAAGTATTACGACGATCTGATTGAAATGACCAACTACTATCATCAGTTGGGCGAAGGTACGTACAGCGTTGCTGGTCAAGAAATAACGGTTAGTCTGCGTGCACTGAAAAAACAGCTTTATTTATGTTTGATGAGTGTTAACGCATTGGAAGCAATTCGTTTCTACGTCAGCTTTGCATGTTCATTTGCTTTTGCTGAACGTGAATTGATGGAAGGAAATGCGAAGATAATCAAATTAATCGCCCGTGATGAAGCCTTGCATTTGACAGGTACTCAGCACATGTTGAACTTGCTGCGTTCTGGTCAGGATGATCCTGAAATGGCAGAAATTGGCCAAGAGTGTGAACAGCAATGTTATGACCTGTTTGTGCAGGCGGCAGAGCAGGAGAAAGAGTGGGCGGATTATCTGTTCAAAGATGGCTCCATGATTGGTCTGAACAAAGATATTCTGTGCCAGTATGTTGAATATATTACCAATATTCGCATGCAGGCGGTGGGCTTGAAGTTGCCATTTGAAACACGCTCTAATCCAATTCCTTGGATTAATTCGTGGTTGGTTTCTGATAACGTTCAGGTGGCTCCACAGGAAGTCGAAGTCAGCTCTTACTTGGTCGGTCAGATTGATTCGGAAGTCAATACTGAGGATCTCAGCGGTTTCGAACTCTGA